From one Paenibacillus sp. FSL K6-1330 genomic stretch:
- a CDS encoding stalk domain-containing protein, with protein MRRTLYVLVLFSMLVGLGFAGTTHGIAAAEESRLQISDIAGRNTYLMSDGSMWSLIDGRHAIRTPGKVAAISGYEYEGIGMTQDGRLVEWDIGKGPQVVPGTSGVKQIAGYYWLKSDGTVWGGSEKAKNLSGILLIANADQEFAALSSNGELLLQDNYKNGQFKKLGIVENPSGVKSMTVHSGRVALLRDNGDVVVYETSNFDDNGRIIPVTVAQNAAHIVYASNEPTDLLIVTLQDGTVWTTGVYKDRWKLKEQVSGLSGIVKTSIYGNAKDLSEGFYAQRSDGSWIHHQDGQNKSVDVPVVKAVSVSVSDAKPYVGDVLEVSIQETYTNGAKIKVPIKDAQIDIEKPYLMNMQKNGTLKSAGVGKTQITVTSGGLSKSITVSSSLRNNLKYAKQINGNIMVPAKSVIQALGGAYSTKNGAVEAKFEETVLSLTAGSNQAKLNDSPLRLKAAPIKDKGELLIPAAVLSDVLGAKISWDTKWKQANISFGSDAEMTIVSNETAGLIKKAMQGSLVKFIGRTYWVNDFEDLERFSKLSVTDILPDDKGEFNVIFKTASGKTVKSYPMRSSEVLQLFADRSSLLNYDPYQKYKWSASVWKQIKAGQVSLGMTKEQVQLSWGNPAAKDITTGGGKTIETWGYSNFDIVSFVNGKVILIMM; from the coding sequence TTGAGAAGAACGTTGTATGTTCTCGTATTGTTCAGCATGCTGGTGGGACTTGGCTTTGCGGGCACGACGCACGGGATCGCTGCTGCCGAAGAGTCCAGGCTCCAGATCAGCGATATTGCGGGAAGAAACACCTACCTGATGAGCGATGGCTCCATGTGGTCCCTGATTGACGGACGACATGCCATACGGACGCCGGGTAAAGTTGCAGCCATCAGCGGTTATGAATACGAAGGCATTGGTATGACGCAGGATGGGCGATTAGTGGAATGGGATATCGGCAAGGGACCCCAGGTCGTTCCGGGAACAAGCGGCGTGAAGCAGATAGCGGGTTACTACTGGCTGAAGTCAGACGGTACCGTATGGGGCGGCTCGGAAAAAGCAAAAAACCTCAGCGGCATTTTGCTCATCGCCAATGCCGATCAAGAATTTGCCGCCTTGTCCTCCAACGGGGAGCTGTTACTGCAGGATAACTACAAAAATGGACAATTCAAGAAGCTCGGCATCGTGGAAAACCCTTCAGGGGTTAAATCCATGACGGTTCACAGCGGGCGTGTAGCCCTTTTGCGTGACAACGGTGACGTGGTTGTATACGAAACGTCCAACTTTGACGATAACGGGCGCATCATACCAGTTACCGTCGCTCAGAATGCAGCTCATATCGTTTATGCTTCCAATGAGCCGACGGATCTTCTGATTGTGACGCTCCAAGACGGAACCGTATGGACAACCGGAGTGTATAAAGACCGCTGGAAGCTCAAGGAGCAGGTCTCCGGACTGAGCGGGATCGTAAAAACCTCCATTTACGGAAATGCAAAGGATCTATCGGAGGGATTCTATGCGCAGCGCTCTGACGGAAGCTGGATCCATCACCAGGATGGACAGAACAAATCGGTTGATGTGCCTGTCGTTAAGGCCGTATCGGTTTCGGTATCCGATGCCAAGCCTTATGTAGGGGATGTCCTGGAAGTCAGTATCCAGGAGACTTACACGAACGGGGCCAAGATCAAAGTACCGATTAAAGATGCCCAGATCGATATAGAGAAGCCTTATTTGATGAACATGCAGAAGAATGGAACCCTTAAGTCTGCGGGCGTTGGCAAGACACAGATTACGGTAACCTCGGGTGGTCTGTCCAAATCGATAACGGTATCGTCCAGCCTGCGCAACAATTTGAAATATGCAAAACAGATCAACGGGAATATCATGGTGCCGGCGAAATCCGTCATTCAGGCACTGGGCGGCGCCTACTCGACCAAAAACGGAGCCGTGGAGGCCAAGTTCGAAGAGACCGTGCTCTCGCTTACAGCAGGCAGCAACCAGGCCAAGCTGAATGATAGTCCGCTGCGCCTAAAAGCAGCACCGATCAAAGACAAAGGCGAGCTGCTGATTCCGGCCGCCGTGTTATCCGATGTTCTGGGTGCGAAAATCAGCTGGGATACCAAGTGGAAACAAGCGAATATCTCCTTCGGAAGCGATGCAGAGATGACTATTGTCTCTAACGAAACGGCTGGCTTGATCAAAAAAGCCATGCAAGGCAGCTTGGTTAAATTCATCGGCCGAACGTATTGGGTGAATGATTTCGAAGACCTGGAACGCTTCTCGAAATTATCGGTAACCGACATTTTGCCGGACGACAAAGGCGAATTCAACGTGATCTTCAAAACGGCATCAGGAAAAACAGTGAAAAGCTATCCTATGCGCTCTTCGGAAGTGCTGCAGCTGTTTGCAGACCGTTCTTCTTTATTAAATTACGATCCTTATCAAAAATACAAATGGTCCGCATCGGTCTGGAAACAGATTAAAGCAGGCCAGGTTTCCCTCGGCATGACAAAAGAACAGGTGCAGCTTTCATGGGGGAACCCGGCAGCCAAGGACATTACCACTGGCGGCGGTAAAACCATTGAAACCTGGGGGTACTCGAATTTCGATATCGTATCTTTCGTAAACGGTAAAGTTATACTGATTATGATGTAA
- a CDS encoding sporulation protein YjcZ: MFKKGGIHVSGVGEGYGGYGYGSSVGAILVLFILLVIITRAFI, from the coding sequence ATGTTCAAAAAAGGAGGGATTCATGTGAGCGGAGTAGGAGAAGGTTATGGTGGCTATGGATATGGCTCTTCTGTAGGTGCTATTTTGGTATTATTCATCTTGTTGGTGATCATTACTCGCGCATTTATCTAA
- a CDS encoding helix-turn-helix domain-containing protein: MAKKGQTFHHYSFETKKKAVAMRLEGMTKKEVASALQISDIGRLKVWMRKYRELGEEGLVDRRRKIVYSDPETDRDEKEQLSQV, translated from the coding sequence ATGGCGAAAAAGGGACAGACATTCCATCATTACAGTTTCGAAACGAAGAAAAAGGCAGTCGCCATGCGGCTGGAAGGTATGACTAAGAAAGAAGTGGCATCCGCCTTACAAATATCAGATATCGGACGGCTGAAAGTGTGGATGCGCAAATACCGTGAGTTGGGCGAGGAAGGTTTGGTCGATCGCCGCAGAAAAATTGTATATTCAGATCCTGAGACCGATCGGGATGAAAAAGAACAACTTTCGCAGGTATAG
- a CDS encoding tetratricopeptide repeat protein, with the protein MFKLIIFGFLFYIFGNPITAILVLLLIVYVLDRRFVGVFPSLTKPIKRARNISKLRRQIAVSPSDVSSRHELARLLLERRKYGEALKLLESIASSLEDSAEFWDDIGNARLHTGSITQGEANIMRALEINPRVKYGRPFLRLADAFRDSDREKAFHYLEQFHSIHSSSSEAFYLLGYMYQSLGRTEDAKKSYQESLDVYRSLPKYKKRQERKWAVRSFFRKLL; encoded by the coding sequence TTGTTTAAACTCATCATTTTTGGATTTCTGTTCTACATCTTCGGTAATCCGATTACGGCGATCCTGGTGCTGCTTCTCATCGTGTATGTGCTGGATCGCCGTTTTGTCGGGGTATTTCCCAGTTTGACAAAGCCAATCAAACGTGCACGGAATATTTCCAAGCTGCGCAGACAGATTGCAGTTAGTCCCAGCGACGTTTCATCAAGACACGAGCTTGCCAGATTACTCTTGGAGCGCCGTAAGTATGGGGAAGCCCTGAAGCTGTTGGAATCCATAGCATCCAGTCTAGAGGACTCCGCCGAATTCTGGGACGATATTGGAAATGCACGCCTGCATACCGGCAGCATCACACAAGGGGAAGCGAATATTATGCGTGCCCTTGAGATTAATCCGAGGGTCAAATATGGCCGGCCTTTTCTTCGGCTTGCTGATGCATTTCGGGATTCGGATCGGGAGAAGGCGTTCCATTATTTGGAACAGTTCCATTCCATTCACTCTTCCTCCAGCGAAGCCTTTTATTTGCTTGGTTATATGTATCAATCGCTTGGAAGGACTGAGGATGCCAAAAAGTCCTATCAGGAATCGCTGGATGTGTATCGGTCACTGCCGAAATACAAAAAACGGCAAGAACGTAAATGGGCGGTGCGAAGTTTTTTTAGGAAATTATTATAA
- a CDS encoding GDSL-type esterase/lipase family protein translates to MLVYHYTAVGDSLTFGFGAMPGSGFVPLYRRMAEEKLRQFVAHENLGVNGLTSDELYDRVVQLPTFRYHLQQAQIITISIGGNDLIRAVKSTGGRPNREVLDAALYRCQNHVANIVKHIRKIKSPVSKPYYIRAIGLYNPYPAWTEATEYVIRFNRHLMGLSDGYFRVADIYTQFSGREKELMSVDGLHPNGRGYRVIAEQLNRLGYKPLA, encoded by the coding sequence ATGTTGGTGTACCATTATACCGCTGTCGGCGATTCCTTGACCTTTGGGTTTGGGGCGATGCCTGGCAGCGGTTTTGTTCCGTTATACCGTCGGATGGCGGAGGAGAAGCTTCGCCAGTTCGTGGCCCATGAGAATCTCGGGGTCAACGGATTAACCTCGGATGAGTTATACGATCGGGTAGTTCAGCTTCCTACGTTTCGCTATCATCTGCAGCAGGCCCAGATCATCACGATATCGATCGGAGGCAATGACTTGATACGTGCGGTAAAGTCCACGGGAGGTCGACCGAATCGGGAGGTGCTGGACGCTGCCTTGTATCGATGTCAGAATCATGTGGCTAATATCGTCAAACATATCCGAAAAATAAAGTCACCAGTCAGCAAACCTTATTATATTCGCGCTATCGGTCTGTATAATCCATATCCGGCCTGGACGGAGGCGACGGAATACGTGATTCGGTTCAATCGGCATTTGATGGGGTTAAGCGACGGCTATTTTCGCGTAGCTGATATTTACACACAATTTTCTGGCCGAGAGAAAGAACTGATGTCGGTGGACGGTTTACACCCGAATGGCCGAGGGTACCGGGTGATCGCGGAACAATTAAATCGACTTGGGTACAAGCCACTTGCATAG
- a CDS encoding GNAT family N-acetyltransferase, producing MLKDITVQAIQPEVKELLSYSVFPDPEAVDQAAASYQTGRSRLFGYEEDGLLLGVIGFDIDQDELTIRHLAVLPENRGKGYGRGLILELLLEVQPKPARVIAETDEEAVNFYRSIGFEVYSLGEKYPGVERFRCIYEVEESEE from the coding sequence ATGCTTAAAGATATAACGGTGCAAGCGATACAACCCGAAGTAAAGGAACTGCTCAGTTACTCGGTATTTCCGGATCCGGAAGCGGTGGATCAGGCTGCAGCTTCTTATCAGACGGGCCGCAGCCGGTTGTTTGGATATGAAGAGGATGGGCTTCTCTTAGGAGTCATCGGTTTTGATATCGATCAGGACGAGCTTACCATTCGGCATCTTGCCGTTCTTCCGGAGAATCGGGGAAAGGGATATGGTCGCGGATTGATTTTGGAGCTGCTCCTTGAGGTTCAGCCTAAACCGGCCCGAGTGATTGCGGAAACGGACGAAGAAGCCGTAAACTTCTATCGCAGTATCGGCTTTGAGGTATACAGCTTGGGAGAGAAGTATCCGGGCGTTGAAAGATTCCGCTGCATCTACGAGGTGGAGGAGTCCGAAGAATAA
- a CDS encoding MarR family transcriptional regulator, whose translation MSDIQEHEDTPLHLLVVLARAYNAVMTHSNRSINSHGLNSTEFGVLDVLYHKGPQPLQKIGEKVLISSGNITYVVDKLQKKNLLVRRASAEDRRVIYAELTAEGQEFFEAIFPQHQELMVKVLSGLSEDERAQAAMLLRKLGISAEKML comes from the coding sequence ATGTCGGATATTCAAGAACACGAGGATACCCCGTTACATTTGCTGGTTGTCCTTGCCAGAGCTTATAACGCAGTTATGACACATTCGAATCGCAGCATCAATAGTCACGGATTGAACTCCACCGAATTCGGTGTATTGGACGTACTCTATCACAAAGGACCGCAGCCGCTGCAGAAAATTGGGGAGAAGGTGCTCATCTCCAGCGGTAACATTACATATGTGGTGGATAAGCTTCAAAAGAAAAACCTGCTGGTTCGCCGGGCTTCCGCTGAGGACCGCCGCGTTATTTATGCTGAGCTTACCGCAGAGGGACAAGAATTCTTCGAAGCCATTTTTCCTCAGCATCAGGAATTGATGGTTAAGGTGCTTAGCGGTTTGTCGGAGGACGAGAGAGCGCAGGCGGCGATGCTGCTGCGCAAGCTGGGAATCAGTGCAGAGAAGATGTTGTAG
- the rpiA gene encoding ribose-5-phosphate isomerase RpiA gives MTSEYYMKKMAAEHAAKYVQDGMKIGLGTGSTAYYAILKIGEMVRSGLSIQAVATSEASEKLAMEQGISLTPIHQIDRLDLTIDGADELDDQLRLIKGGGGALLREKITAFHSERLVIVADEAKAVAQLGAFPLPVEIVPFAYEWTVRSLAQLGCTVQIRCKQDEGFYVTDNGNYIADCRFQHIAHPEELSSQLGVIPGVVEHGLFIGMADQAIIGCQDGTVRILHSGSIEAKNTFDS, from the coding sequence ATGACGAGTGAATATTATATGAAGAAAATGGCGGCAGAGCATGCCGCCAAGTATGTGCAGGATGGAATGAAGATTGGGCTGGGCACAGGCTCAACCGCTTATTACGCCATTCTCAAAATCGGCGAGATGGTCCGATCCGGACTCTCGATCCAGGCCGTGGCTACCTCTGAAGCTTCGGAGAAGCTGGCGATGGAACAAGGAATATCCCTGACGCCCATACATCAGATCGATCGCTTGGATCTGACGATTGACGGGGCTGATGAGCTGGACGACCAGCTGCGGTTAATCAAGGGAGGGGGCGGAGCGCTTCTCCGCGAGAAGATCACTGCTTTTCACAGCGAACGGCTTGTGATTGTAGCAGATGAAGCGAAAGCCGTAGCTCAACTCGGCGCTTTTCCGCTGCCGGTTGAGATTGTCCCTTTTGCTTATGAGTGGACAGTTCGGTCACTGGCCCAGCTTGGCTGTACGGTGCAAATCCGTTGTAAGCAAGATGAAGGGTTTTATGTTACGGATAACGGGAATTATATTGCTGATTGCCGGTTTCAGCATATTGCCCACCCAGAGGAATTGAGCTCCCAGCTAGGCGTCATTCCGGGCGTGGTTGAACATGGGCTGTTTATCGGTATGGCCGACCAAGCGATCATAGGCTGCCAGGATGGAACGGTACGGATACTGCATTCCGGGAGCATAGAAGCAAAGAATACATTTGACAGTTGA
- a CDS encoding macro domain-containing protein, which translates to MKTFIIGRTSVSVFIGDITTWTGDIIVNAANSGLLGGKGVDGAIHSAGGPEIMEQCMEIRKQQGGCPPGNAVITGAGRLPAQHIIHTVGPIWEGGGRREEHTLAECYRNSLLLAIEVGARSIAFPNISTGIYEYPKAPACDVALKAVTKLLEEDLPDNRLDRIDFVCFSPDNEELYVHWLEQYTQEKEAQI; encoded by the coding sequence ATGAAAACATTTATAATCGGAAGGACATCGGTCTCCGTCTTTATAGGCGATATTACGACATGGACGGGCGACATTATCGTCAATGCTGCAAATTCGGGACTGCTGGGTGGAAAAGGCGTGGACGGCGCAATTCACAGCGCCGGCGGCCCGGAGATCATGGAGCAGTGCATGGAAATTCGCAAGCAGCAAGGCGGCTGCCCGCCAGGCAATGCCGTGATTACCGGTGCAGGTCGGCTGCCTGCCCAGCATATCATTCATACGGTCGGCCCGATATGGGAGGGCGGTGGACGGCGGGAGGAGCATACGCTGGCGGAATGCTACCGCAACAGTCTCTTGCTTGCAATCGAGGTGGGTGCCAGAAGCATCGCCTTTCCTAATATAAGCACGGGTATCTATGAGTATCCTAAGGCTCCGGCATGTGATGTTGCGTTAAAGGCGGTTACGAAGCTGCTTGAGGAAGATTTGCCGGATAACCGCCTGGATCGGATTGACTTCGTTTGTTTTTCTCCTGATAATGAAGAGCTCTATGTCCATTGGCTTGAGCAGTACACACAGGAGAAGGAGGCGCAAATATAA